GATGGTCAAAATGGATTGGCATTAGCAACATCATGCAACTTTGACTTAATCTTGTTGGATTTGCTGATTCCCAAGCTTGACGGGATTAACCTTTGCCGTCAACTTCGCGCTCAGGGAGTCCAAAAACCGATTCTTTTACTCACTGCCAAAGATCAGAGTGCTGATGTAGTCAAGGGATTAGATGCCGGTGCAGACGACTATGTTACCAAACCCTACGATATATCTGAGTTGCTAGCACGGATTCGAGCATTACTGCGTCGAGGACAGACTGAGTTAGCACCTGCTGTATTGATGTGGGAGAATCTTTGCGTCAATCCTGTATCGGCTCAAGTAACTTACGAAGGAAAACTTATATCTTTAACGCCCAAGGAATATGGACTATTGGGACTGTTCCTACGTCATCCGCGGCGTGTCTTTAGCCGCAGTGAAATCATTGATCGCCTTTGGTCAATTGATACTACACCTAGCGAAGGAACTGTCACCAATTTAATTAAAGACCTGCGGCAAAAATTAAAGGCGGCGGGAATGTCCGCTGATCTACTGGAGACAGTCTATGGCTTAGGCTATCGACTTAAGACTCCACCTAAAACTACCGAAACAAAAACTGTGTTGTCTGGTGAACAGCGCGGGGAGAGACACAAACTTGCAGAAGTGGAGAAAGAAAAACGTCAAACAGCTCTTGCTTCAGTCAACAAAGTAATAGAACGCTACAAAGATACCTTTGCCCAGCGGGTGATTTTATTTGAGCAAGTAGAACAAGCTTTGCAGTTAGGGGAATTGCAGCCCGAACTCCGGCAACGTGCTAACGATGAAGCACACAAGCTAGCAGGGACGTTAGGATCTTTTGGCTACGAAACAGGATCGCAGTTAGCACAAGCGATTGAACATCTCTTAATGGGCGACAAGCCTTTAGGGTCAAAGGAAGGCTCCCAACTCTCAAAACTCGTCACCCAACTCAAAGAGACACTCAGCAAACCTACTACGCCAGTAACTACTGGACAACTGGAGAAGCTCAATCATATTCCTCTCGTGCTGGTGATCAATGATGAATCTTTTAGCAATCAACTGAAAGCGGAAGCAGCGAGTTGGGGAGTACAAATTGAAGTAGCTGCCAATTGGGCGATCGCTCAACAAAAAATTTCTCAATCTCCTCAAGCTGTTTTGCTCAATTTCAATGGGCAAGAACCGATTGAAAACGGCTTAACCTTGGTGCAAAAACTCAAGGAGCAGCTTCCCAACGCTCCCATTTTAGTGATAGCTGAGCAAGACAATCTTAGAGAGCGGGTTGCTGCTGCTCGTTTGGGAGTGCAGCGATATCTGCATAAGCCAGTCGCTATTACTGAAGTATTTGAGGCTCTAACTCAAGTCCTGCCTCAATCTCAAGTCCCCCAAGCCAAAGTAATGGTATTAGACGATGATCCGGTAGCACTGGAGCTATTGAGCAATCTGCTGCGTCCTTGGGGACTGAGGGTAAAAACCTTGCAAGATTCTCAAAAATTTTGGGAAATGCTAGTTGTTACAAAGCCTGACCTACTGGTAATAGATTTGGAAATGCCAACATACAGTGGTATCGATTTGTGCCACGTGGTACGTCAAGATCCCAAATGGGGAAATTTGCCAATTCTGGTAGTGACTGCTCATACAGATTTAGAATCGATTCAGCAGGTATTTGCGGCAGGAGCTGATGATTTTATCGGCAAGCCCGTAGTGGGGCCAGAGTTAGTAACCCGTGTGATCAGCCGCATAGATCGCTCCCGCTTACAGCAGGAACTAAAAACTCTGGGGCGGAGGATTGGCAGCTGATTTCCTATATTTATTCAGCTGATGGATGAAGCGATCGCCTTCCTCTTAGCACAACACCTTCATCTCCACGCTACTTGATTATGATTACCATCCCAGGCTACCAATTTCTTACCCCAATCTACGAAAGTGCTAATTCTTTAGTGTATCGAGGTATCCGAGAGTCAGGTAATCAACCCGTTATTCTCAAAGTTCTCAAAGAGGACTATCCTACACCTTCTGAATTGACTCGATATAAGCAAGAATATGAAATCACTCGCAATCTAAATATAGATGGAGTGGTTAAAGCTTATGGGTTAGAACCTATAGAGAGAACTCTAGCAATCATCCTTGAGGATTTTGGTGCAACATCGTTAAATCTATTGAAGAAGACAGGAGGAGGCAGGTGGTCGCACCTCGACTGCGCTCGGCGGTCGCCGAGCGTAGCCGAGCGTAGTCGAGGTGAAGCAGGAGGTAGTTTTGGCATCTACCCAATTTTTTCATTACCAGAATTTCTCCAGCTAGCCATCAAGATAGCTGAGATTTTGGCTGCGATTCACACTGCAAATGTCATCCATAAAGATATTAATCCCTCCAATATCGTCCTGAACCCAGTAACAGGACAACTAAAAATCATTGACTTTGGCATTTCCACTCTCATTACCCGCTCTAATCCAACTCTGAAAAATCCTAATGTTTTAGAAGGCACTTTAGCCTATATATCACCGGAGCAGACGGGACGAATGAACCGAAGTCTTGATTACCGCACGGACTTTTACTCTCTCGGTGTTACCTTCTATGAACTGCTAACGGGAAAACTACCCTTTGAAACGAACGATGCCCTAGAGTTAGTGCATTGTCATATCGCCCAACGCCCTATTTCACCCCATCAACTTGTAGA
This region of Nostoc sp. UHCC 0302 genomic DNA includes:
- a CDS encoding response regulator; the protein is MKILLIEDDTPTAAMLYEVLTAQYYTVELAADGQNGLALATSCNFDLILLDLLIPKLDGINLCRQLRAQGVQKPILLLTAKDQSADVVKGLDAGADDYVTKPYDISELLARIRALLRRGQTELAPAVLMWENLCVNPVSAQVTYEGKLISLTPKEYGLLGLFLRHPRRVFSRSEIIDRLWSIDTTPSEGTVTNLIKDLRQKLKAAGMSADLLETVYGLGYRLKTPPKTTETKTVLSGEQRGERHKLAEVEKEKRQTALASVNKVIERYKDTFAQRVILFEQVEQALQLGELQPELRQRANDEAHKLAGTLGSFGYETGSQLAQAIEHLLMGDKPLGSKEGSQLSKLVTQLKETLSKPTTPVTTGQLEKLNHIPLVLVINDESFSNQLKAEAASWGVQIEVAANWAIAQQKISQSPQAVLLNFNGQEPIENGLTLVQKLKEQLPNAPILVIAEQDNLRERVAAARLGVQRYLHKPVAITEVFEALTQVLPQSQVPQAKVMVLDDDPVALELLSNLLRPWGLRVKTLQDSQKFWEMLVVTKPDLLVIDLEMPTYSGIDLCHVVRQDPKWGNLPILVVTAHTDLESIQQVFAAGADDFIGKPVVGPELVTRVISRIDRSRLQQELKTLGRRIGS